A stretch of DNA from Ciona intestinalis chromosome 8, KH, whole genome shotgun sequence:
ggCCCAAACACAAGACACTAACagatcaacaaaaaaatacaaagaattcaaattttaaaatgttttgtgctCTGTGCTGtagaaattaatattatgaaaCGACAAAGTACTGTTATTTAGATCTggtaaatattacaataaggattttttggttttgtgtCAAATATTTCTGAATCGTATATTTCATTGCTGTCTCTGCAATCATAAGAAATTGTAAACCTTCCGCTTTTTTCGTAAAATGAATCTATTGTAATAGTGCACACTGCACCCACTTACGTTGTACCAAGTTATCAAATTGTCTTTAATGCcataaatttttttcagagACGAAGTGGTAGCTTTTCAACCATTAATTAGGGTTTGTGCTTTTATAATCTGTCATAAAATGGGAAAGGCAACGGAGCCAACAGCTTCCCAAGCTGAACTGCTTGCAATTTCTACTGCTGAAATTGTGCGTGTTTTAATTGATGCCCATGACTCGGGGCAAgacattaatttaaacaaactgaaAGGAAGAATTTCATCGAAACATGGCTTGAAATCTCAACCAAGACTTACAGACATTATAGCGGCTGTTCCACACCAGTATAAGAAGTCACTTCTACCCAAACTGAGGGCAAAACCTGTCAGAACTGCCAGTGGGATAGCAATTGTGGCTGTTATGTGCAAACCTCATAGATGCCCACATATAAACATGACCGGTAACATTTGTGTGTATTGTCCAGGAGGTCCAGACTCTGACTTTGAGTATTCAACACAGTCTTACACAGGATATGAACCCACTTCTATGAGAGCAATACGTGCCCGTTATGACCCATTTTTACAAACCAGGCACAGAGTTGAGCAACTGAAACAGCTTGGGCATTCAGTGGATAAAGTCGAGTTTATAGTCATGGGGGGAACTTTCATGTCATTACCTGATACATATAAAGACTACTTTATAAGGAATCTGCACGATGCCCTCTCAGGCCACAGGAGTAATAATGTAGAGGAAGCTGTTAAATACAGCGAGAGAAGCCGCACAAAATGCATTGGTATAACCATCGAAACAAGGCCAGATTACTGCCTCAAAAAACACCAAAGTGAAATGTTAACATACGGGTGTACGAGACTTGAAATTGGTGTTCAAAGTGTGTACGAGGATGTAGCACGTGACACTAACAGAGGACACACAGTTCGTGCTGTATCAGAGTCATTTCAAATTGCGAAAGATTGTGGTTTCAAAGTTGTCACCCACATGATGCCAAACCTGCCTAATGTTCGCTTAGAAAGAGACATTGAACAATTTGTTGAGTTTTTCGAAAACCCAGCCTTTCGACCTGATGGTCTTAAAATATATCCAACGTTAGTAATTCGTGGAACAGGTTTGTATGAGTTGTGGAAAACTGGTCGATACCAGAGTTATCCGCCTTCTACATTGATTGATTTGGTTGCTAAGATTCTTGCTCTTGTTCCCCCATGGACAAGAATTTacaggtaaatattattaaaataatttttagttatttattcttttgaATTGGGATAatgatatttaatataacatgtgtgttccCTTTAACTAATTGGTTGCAGCAATGAGCCAATTTCtggtaaatgaatgtaactgtcTTATTCAAGGACATATGCatcaatggtggcagcattgGGCCCTGAACTCAGTATCCCCAGTGCTCTAACTGCTCAGTCATAACTCATAACACCGGACAAATATTACTTGTACTGGAAAGATTATAATATGATCATGACAATACATTGCTATAATGTCCATTAAAATCATGTGTATGATTCTGTTCTTGCAGAGTACAAAGAGATATCCCAATGCCACTGGTATCATCTGGAGTAGAACATGGTAACTTAAGGGAATTGGCTCTTGCAAGAATGAAAGATCTCGGCACCACATGCAGGGATGTTCGTACTAGAGAGGCCGGGATACAACAAATACATCATAAAGTGAAACCATACGAAGTTGAACTGATAAGAAGGGACTACACAGCAAATGGTGGCTGGGAAACATTTCTTTCATATGAAGACCCAGAGCAAGATATTTTAGTCGGGCTTTTGAGACTCAGAAAATGTTCACAAGAAGCTTTTCGGCCTGAATTGAAAGGCAAGGGTGCGTCCTTGGTACGCGAACTGCATGTTTATGGTAGTGTGGTTCCTGTGAGTTCTAGGGATCCTGCTAAGTTTCAACATCAAGGGTTTGGGACTTTGCTGATGGAGGAAGCAGAGCGTATCGCTCTTGAGGAACATGGATCGTCTAAACTTGTCGTTATCTCAGGAGTGGGCACGAGGAACTATTACAGGAAACTTGGTTATGAGTTGGATGGTCCATACATGTCAAAGAACttgatataaattttaattttatgtgcAATTGCTGTGTATGTGTAAAgcgttttgtaaaaaaagttctgTTTTTGATTTTGGTGTCAACATTTTTTGGGGTTGTTAGTTTAAACTGTTATTGTATTTCAAGATTAGTTTGCAATCATGTTATTAACCTTATCAGTAAATCACAGTCCATTTATAGGGCTGTCATTAAAATACATTGCATGTTGTTTGCAGGGCTGGTTATGGTCAGATCTCTTTTGCGTAAATCtggtttattacaaaacactcTGAAAACACTACCATACAAACAAGTGATGACACACAGCCAGTATGATTATGTGAAGTCATTTGAAATACCAGACCCATGCCTGCCCAACTGTTGGCCCGTTGTAAGAATCGATGGCAAAAACTTTCATAAATTTTCAACGACGCATAACTTTGAAAAGCCGAATGATGATAGAGCGTTAAAGTTAATGACTGCAGCTGCTACCTCAGTAATGGACTTGTTAAATGACATTGTACTGGCATATGGGCAAAGCGATGAATACtcttttgtgtttaaaaagaaGACAAAAGCATACAACAGAAGATCAAGGTATTTTTAAGTGAAGAACAAtttttggtgtaaaataaatttaacagttTAGCCATcatttaaattgaataaatgtaagtaACAGGTTTTGTTTCGTTCACCCCCTGCCTACTTTTAAGAtgccatgtgtgtaactttatgCGTGAATCACCTGCAAAACTTATGCTTTCAATGTAATATACTGTGTGTTACTAACAAATACGGTAACTTCC
This window harbors:
- the LOC100182144 gene encoding elongator complex protein 3 produces the protein MGKATEPTASQAELLAISTAEIVRVLIDAHDSGQDINLNKLKGRISSKHGLKSQPRLTDIIAAVPHQYKKSLLPKLRAKPVRTASGIAIVAVMCKPHRCPHINMTGNICVYCPGGPDSDFEYSTQSYTGYEPTSMRAIRARYDPFLQTRHRVEQLKQLGHSVDKVEFIVMGGTFMSLPDTYKDYFIRNLHDALSGHRSNNVEEAVKYSERSRTKCIGITIETRPDYCLKKHQSEMLTYGCTRLEIGVQSVYEDVARDTNRGHTVRAVSESFQIAKDCGFKVVTHMMPNLPNVRLERDIEQFVEFFENPAFRPDGLKIYPTLVIRGTGLYELWKTGRYQSYPPSTLIDLVAKILALVPPWTRIYRVQRDIPMPLVSSGVEHGNLRELALARMKDLGTTCRDVRTREAGIQQIHHKVKPYEVELIRRDYTANGGWETFLSYEDPEQDILVGLLRLRKCSQEAFRPELKGKGASLVRELHVYGSVVPVSSRDPAKFQHQGFGTLLMEEAERIALEEHGSSKLVVISGVGTRNYYRKLGYELDGPYMSKNLI
- the LOC100179812 gene encoding probable tRNA(His) guanylyltransferase isoform X2; translation: MCNCCVCVKRFVKKVLFLILVSTFFGVVSLNCYCISRLVCNHVINLISKSQSIYRAVIKIHCMLFAGLVMVRSLLRKSGLLQNTLKTLPYKQVMTHSQYDYVKSFEIPDPCLPNCWPVVRIDGKNFHKFSTTHNFEKPNDDRALKLMTAAATSVMDLLNDIVLAYGQSDEYSFVFKKKTKAYNRRSSKLSSVVVSQFSTSYVYHWKKYFPDLELQYPPAFDSRLVLYPSDKNLRDYLSWRQVDCHINNMYNYCFWKLVQSGLTHVESQERLKGTLSGDKNELLFSQFGINYNNLPQLHRKGTVIIRDKSENGDCTPGKNGKDKVAVVALNTDIIGKQFWEGRPHLLAG